A single genomic interval of Littorina saxatilis isolate snail1 linkage group LG17, US_GU_Lsax_2.0, whole genome shotgun sequence harbors:
- the LOC138952051 gene encoding kremen protein 2-like, whose amino-acid sequence MRGLFCQGMSSFEVMLILGMLHPLGALVVKFIGCMTETKVAKEVLQMEMLQEKPTKEEKERIDILVRSRGPFATMPVGTFSGMTVQVCVQRCWMARNHYAAIKNANRCYCAKSLGSSMMKVNSTLCYERCSGNCRQRCGGRMALSVYETGYVQGSPSRPKYAGGE is encoded by the exons ATGCGTGGATTATTTTGTCAAGGAATGTCGAGTTTTGAGGTGATGTTGATTCTTGGTATGCTACACC CACTCGGCGCATTAGTCGTCAAATTTATAGGCTGCATGACGGAGACAAAAGTGGCCAAAGAGGTGCTACAGATGGAAATGCTGCAGGAAAAGCCGacgaaagaagaaaaagagcgCATTGACATCCTGGTTCGCTCCAGGGGTCCATTTGCAACAATGCCGGTCGGGACATTCAGCGGGATGACCGTACAAGTGTGTGTGCAGCGGTGCTGGATGGCTCGTAACCACTACGCTGCGATCAAG AACGCCAACCGCTGTTACTGTGCCAAAAGCTTGGGAAGCTCGATGATGAAAGTGAACTCAACTCTTTGCTACGAAAGATGTAGCGGCAACTGTCGCCAGCGATGTGGCGGTCGTATGGCTTTGTCTGTCTATGAAACAG GGTACGTGCAAGGGTCACCATCCCGTCCAAAGTATGCCGGTGGTGAGTAA
- the LOC138952052 gene encoding uncharacterized protein — protein sequence MGKSVDKFNKNGPVEDVPNTGVEVVDEAEEAVNPIAVVVGVLASCVLLAGVIFGVSRYKQNKSPKNVKLPDQIDMPKASEETEQSEQKKKKKKKKKKKKGDKKKGDNKKKGDKKKGDDKKKGDKKKRDNKKRGKKKKSKSEEKNTSENNSIMIRMGNFSTDSDKGDSTESDSCDSQTALLL from the exons ATGGGCAAGTCCGTCGACAAGTTTAATAAAAATGGTCCCGTTGAGGACGTCCCTAACACTGGGGTTGAGGTCGTCGATG AAGCAGAAGAGGCGGTGAATCCTATTGCAGTTGTGGTGGGGGTCCTGGCAAGCTGCGTGCTATTAGCGGGTGTCATCTTCGGGGTCTCTCGATATAAACA gaACAAATCTCCAAAAAACGTCAAACTACCGGATCAGATAGACATGCCG AAAGCAAGCGAAGAAACGGAACAATCagagcagaagaaaaagaaaaagaagaaaaagaaaaagaaaaagggagacaagaaaaagggagacaacaagaaaaagggagacaaaaaaaagggagacgacaagaaaaagggagacaagaaaaagagagacaataAAAAGAGAGgcaagaaaaagaaatcaaagaGTGAAGAAAAGAACACATCCGAAAACAATTCAATCATGATACGGATGGGCAATTTCAGTACAGACAGTGACAAGGGTGATTCAACGGAAAGTGACAGTTGTGATTCGCAGACAGCGTTGCTACTTTGA